A window of the Cannabis sativa cultivar Pink pepper isolate KNU-18-1 chromosome X, ASM2916894v1, whole genome shotgun sequence genome harbors these coding sequences:
- the LOC115698486 gene encoding uncharacterized protein LOC115698486, whose product MTLEDFFTLTEMKDGLTALSRVEELITVMQKEKECGVKNASDATRQWTAVASTIAATENKDCLDRFINLDGLLFIDRWLKEAQQLCTDANESFVEESITALLQALEKLHVDNEKSKSSGIWITIETLLGHKSSRVKDRAKLLFDSWKQESCEDKVNNVVDNVGLLHNDGTSKPILDEDRPSSSGVSTSEGTVKGEEMQTAEPAKEIISSDILSGRDDVQINNQQGIDKSSNSANIDEITANPSALIILNSVEKSPTEEDSTVCSIGGSTPSEPSFVAPKNGTVEGQPDFSKVNELTKNEKQADKAENSLPSPKEPFIVSSDAGASSSLELMKQPTLQNNGGLNENDSCQKLSPVGGAVASASDSRSVIGDSKFINNLNVVDDSECCSKASHFSSGNHNSLAKPEDLGTSSMTDDLESVDDDKEYGRDDEHKKSSSDEDMESASDEDTDFRSAYEFSKPVMDSNRSRATDRRRSDSEFDIGFGVDALEVARRVAEAVEREVGDLKGPFSCSSSEKISSGEPKEAGSPDSINEKQDRPPEVSSKEEPTAQSHSAEAYPREDLQVRNIANLDVVPENCTHAVDSSQVTEAVEETKMNIDKGPCGFDLNEELFSDEVERYANIVSTPVPVVSASRPVTSGLSVSPLQFEGSLGWKGSAATSAFRPASPRRNSDNDKNHSVGGTSDSSSKQRQDFLDIDLNVAEGGEDLGKQIPALSGLPSGESSVEASPKKSKRFKLDLNTIEDDSDVLPLNLKAEGQQLFHHRNGHRSPSPASSSSSMQPFMRNIDLNDRPSFIDSIEQGSGKSFQGVNKFVVPNSVISIMGTRVEINRKDTVPQVLSLHSGKSLEPAFDAATMTRTGSFLGLASTGSYGHSPVYGYNGLATGPTMSFSNPMYGPGGAIPCMLDSRGTLMPQNLVSTAPPFPQHPFIMGMANAHPSLNGAGPSRPNFDLNSGFVVEGGGNRDSVLRPFFISGQGRPLEEQLRTNSQPPSSSAIGGKRKEPDGGWEAYQFSYKQHQPPSWKQRALQG is encoded by the exons ATGACGCTGGAAGATTTTTTCACTTTGACTGAGATGAAAGATGGGCTCACAGCCCTGTCTCGAGTTGAGGAGCTCATAACTGTAATGCAGAAGGAGAAAGAGTGTGGTGTGAAGAATGCTAGTGATGCAACAAGGCAGTGGACTGCTGTGGCCAGCACTATTGCTGCCACAGAGAATAAAGATTGTCTTGACCGTTTCATTAATTTAGATGGTCTTTTGTTCATTGATAGATGGCTAAAAGAAGCACAGCAGTTATGTACCGATGCAAACGAAAGCTTTGTGGAAGAATCCATTACTGCTTTATTACAAGCACTTGAAAAGCTTCATGTAGATAATGAAAAGTCAAAATCTTCAGGAATCTGGATTACTATTGAGACTCTTCTTGGGCACAAAAGTTCTAGAGTTAAAGACAGAGCTAAACTTCTGTTTGATAGCTGGAAGCAGGAAAGCTGTGAGGATAAAGTTAACAATGTTGTCGACAATGTTGGTTTATTGCATAATGATGGGACTTCAAAGCCTATTTTAGATGAAGATAGGCCATCTTCTTCAGGTGTCTCTACTTCTGAAGGAACTGTTAAAGGGGAGGAAATGCAAACTGCAGAACCTGCCAAGGAGATAATAAGCTCAGATATATTATCAGGAAGAGATGATGTACAGATTAATAATCAGCAAGGCATTGACAAAAGTTCAAATAGTGCTAACATTGATGAAATAACTGCCAATCCTTCAGCGCTTATCATCTTAAACTCTGTTGAGAAAAGCCCTACCGAAGAAGATTCCACTGTGTGTTCTATTGGAGGAAGCACACCATCTGAGCCTAGTTTTGTGGCTCCTAAGAATGGCACTGTTGAGGGACAGCCAGATTTTTCAAAAGTAAATGAGCTCACAAAAAATGAAAAGCAGGCAGACAAAGCTGAAAATTCGTTGCCAAGTCCAAAGGAACCTTTTATTGTTTCATCAGATGCTGGTGCTTCAAGTTCGCTGGAACTTATGAAGCAACCTACTTTGCAAAATAATGGCGGACTGAATGAAAATGATAGCTGTCAAAAACTATCTCCTGTTGGTGGTGCAGTGGCATCTGCATCTGATTCAAGGAGTGTGATTGGGGATTCAAAGTTTATAAATAATCTCAATGTTGTTGATGATAGTGAATGTTGCTCTAAAGCGTCACATTTCTCATCGGGTAATCATAATTCTTTGGCAAAACCTGAAGATTTAGGGACTTCTTCTATGACGGATGACCTGGAAAGTGTTGATGATGACAAGGAGTATGGTAGGGATGATGAACATAAGAAGAGTTCTAGTGATGAAGATATGGAGAGTGCTAGCGATGAAGATACAGATTTTAGGAGTGCTTATGAGTTTTCTAAGCCTGTCATGGATTCCAATCGTTCTCGTGCTACTGACCGAAGAAGATCAGATTCAGAATTTGATATTGGGTTTGGGGTTGACGCTCTAGAAGTTGCTCGGCGCGTTGCTGAAGCTGTTGAAAGAGAAGTAGGGGATCTCAAAGGACCATTTAGTTGTTCTTCTTCTGAGAAAATTTCATCAGGCGAACCAAAGGAGGCAGGTAGTCCAGACTCCATAAATGAAAAACAGGACCGACCCCCTGAAGTTTCATCGAAGGAGGAACCAACTGCTCAAAGCCATTCTGCTGAGGCTTATCCTAGAGAAGATCTGCAGGTGAGAAACATCGCTAATCTGGATGTGGTACCAGAAAACTGCACCCATGCCGTAGACTCCTCCCAAGTAACTGAAGCTGTAGAAGAAACAAAAATGAACATAGACAAAGGTCCTTGTGGTTTTGATCTAAATGAAGAACTTTTCTCTGATGAAGTAGAACGTTATGCTAATATTGTATCTACCCCTGTTCCTGTTGTTTCTGCTTCAAGGCCAGTGACTTCTGGACTGTCAGTATCCCCTTTACAGTTTGAGGGTTCTCTTGGATGGAAAGGATCTGCTGCTACTAGTGCTTTCCGACCAGCTTCTCCTCGCAGAAATTCTGACAATGATAAAAATCATTCTGTTGGGGGTACTAGTGATAGTAGTTCAAAGCAGAGGCAAGATTTCCTAGATATTGATCTCAATGTGGCCGAGGGTGGAGAGGACTTGGGGAAACAAATTCCGGCATTGTCTGGCCTCCCCTCTGGGGAATCTTCTGtggaagcgagtccaaaaaaaTCCAAAAGGTTCAAGTTGGATTTAAATACCATTGAAGATGATAGTGATGTTCTACCATTGAATTTGAAGGCAGAAGGGCAGCAGTTGTTCCATCACCGAAATGGCCACCGCAGTCCATCTCCTGCGTCATCATCTTCATCAATGCAACCTTTTATGAGAAATATTGATTTGAATGACAGACCATCTTTCATTGATTCCATAGAACAAGGGTCTGGCAAGTCTTTTCAGGGGGTTAATAAATTTGTGGTGCCTAATTCTGTTATTTCTATAATGGGTACCCGTGTGGAAATCAACAGAAAAGACACTGTTCCTCAAGTTCTTTCTCTGCATAGTGGCAAGTCTCTTGAGCCTGCATTTGATGCTGCTACAATGACGAGAACAGGGAGTTTTTTGGGACTTGCTTCCACAGGGTCATATGGTCATTCGCCTGTTTATGGGTACAATGGTCTGGCAACAGGGCCCACCATGTCTTTCTCCAATCCCATGTATGGACCTGGTGGAGCAATCCCCTGCATGTTGGATTCACGAGGTACGTTGATGCCTCAAAATCTGGTTTCTACTGCGCCACCTTTTCCCCAGCATCCATTCATCATGGGCATGGCGAATGCACATCCAAGTCTAAATGGTGCTGGACCTTCACGCCCCAATTTTGATCTAAATTCTGGGTTTGTTGTTGAGGGAGGAGGTAACAGGGACTCTGTTTTGAGACCCTTTTTCATATCTGGCCAGGGAAGGCCTCTGGAGGAGCAGCTTAGGACCAATTCACAGCCGCCATCAAGTTCTGCTATTGGTGGGAAAAGGAAGGAACCGGATGGTGGGTGGGAAGCTTACCAATTTAGCTACAAACAGCATCAACCACCGTCGTGGAAACA AAGGGCTTTGCAAGGTTAG
- the LOC115695542 gene encoding uncharacterized protein LOC115695542, whose protein sequence is MAIAASGHSIDLWTQPWIPWMSYMEFTLLMNGLNRRHITARTIADISIDGVCHREIVLQIFGDDLGGRILDIPRISTNHSGQIVWRDTQNGRFSVKCAYFANQKYRFKPVRDLWKMIWKPGIHPRVAIFMWQVLNGAIPTRDKLGFILDKECLFCGDEMESCIHLFRDCNVIKNLWIIGEYPIYCTNVPGETMQEYVENLVSIFPTPDRSSVINYMGYLFSAVWAERNKLLYKGSSVFLPLLLQQVAAQWKDFCISASAADPPGSTVLNPCRRVSNASIVLMTDASWKEGAAGLAAVVINGDTGRWAMRSEFTTAYSTLEAETKAVFWALQWASSEGWQEIHVLSDSLVVTQALNQGRCIPDWRFLNLSLSILDLIKGFVSCSLFYVNRSELSFVDGLAKNARISSVNASVVQGEGIPPVVPIFRSS, encoded by the coding sequence ATGGCCATTGCAGCTAGTGGACATTCCATTGATTTGTGGACTCAACCTTGGATTCCTTGGATGAGTTATATGGAGTTCACTCTCTTGATGAATGGTTTAAATAGAAGACACATTACAGCAAGAACTATTGCAGATATTTCCATTGATGGTGTTTGTCATAGGGAAATAGTTCTTCAAATTTTTGGTGATGATTTAGGGGGGCGAATCCTGGACATTCCTAGGATTTCTACTAATCATTCGGGTCAGATTGTTTGGAGGGATACTCAGAATGGAAGGTTTTCAGTCAAGTGCGCCTATTTTGCAAACCAGAAGTACAGATTTAAACCAGTGAGAGACTTATGGAAGATGATTTGGAAACCAGGAATACATCCGAGAGTTGCTATTTTCATGTGGCAAGTGCTTAACGGAGCAATCCCCACAAGAGATAAGTTGGGGTTCATTCTTGATAAGGAGTGTCTCTTCTGTGGTGATGAAATGGAGAGCTGTATTCACTTATTTAGAGATTGTAATGTGATCAAAAATCTCTGGATAATTGGAGAGTATCCAATCTATTGCACTAATGTTCCTGGTGAGACAATGCAGGAGTATGTGGAGAATTTAGTATCCATCTTTCCCACTCCTGACCGAAGCTCTGTCATCAACTACATGGGCTATCTTTTTAGTGCAGTTTGGGCTGAAAGGAACAAGTTGTTATACAAAGGAAGTTCAGTATTCCTCCCTTTGCTCCTCCAACAGGTTGCTGCTCAATGGAAGGACTTCTGTATTTCGGCCTCTGCTGCAGATCCTCCTGGTTCGACTGTCCTTAATCCTTGTCGGAGAGTCAGCAACGCCTCGATTGTCTTGATGACTGATGCCTCTTGGAAGGAAGGAGCAGCTGGTCTTGCTGCGGTGGTAATTAATGGTGATACGGGTAGATGGGCTATGAGATCAGAATTCACCACTGCCTACTCTACCCTGGAGGCGGAAACTAAAGCAGTTTTTTGGGCTCTTCAATGGGCGTCTTCTGAAGGGTGGCAGGAGATTCATGTGTTATCGGATTCTTTGGTGGTTACACAGGCTCTAAATCAAGGGAGATGCATTCCGGATTGGCGTTTTTTGAATTTGTCTCTATCTATTTTAGACTTAATTAAAGGCTTTGTTTCGTgtagtttattttatgttaatcgTAGTGAATTATCTTTTGTCGATGGTTTGGCGAAAAATGCTAGAATTTCTAGTGTGAATGCCTCTGTAGTCCAAGGGGAGGGAATTCCCCCTGTGGTTCCCATCTTTCGTTCTTCTTAA
- the LOC133032376 gene encoding uncharacterized protein LOC133032376, with protein MVKIANSLGFIRVESIPAINLAGAFCLMWKWDVRLNVVNVFNGMFEALVWDDQESKWWNLFSVYGPPYEHERGSFWNKLNSLVDNCVEPWVVIGDLNCIANGEEKQGGRRVTQGDLRWLNDFLDNSGGVDLRCTGCKFTWHNKRFNGGLIRERLDRAIAATDWVNSYPNAGVLNFPISVSDHAPILLDSSMFRSKGFIPFRFYEAWSKIDSCKETIEDAWCSVGSDSTKNLLQNLDNTRRSLQSWKKKHFNDLESIITSLEKRLQWIQCQSSSVDLCMEEREIQLRLEEAWKKKEEVWRQKSREVWLKLGDRNSKFFHAAATIRRRRN; from the coding sequence ATGGTGAAAATAGCTAATTCACTGGGTTTTATTCGTGTGGAAAGTATCCCAGCAATTAATCTTGCTGGGGCTTTTTGTTTGATGTGGAAGTGGGATGTTCGTTTAAATGTTGTTAATGTCTTTAATGGTATGTTTGAAGCTTTAGTTTGGGATGACCAGGAGAGTAAATGGTGGAATCTTTTTTCTGTTTATGGTCCACCTTATGAACATGAAAGAGGGAGTTTTTGGAATAAGTTGAATTCCTTGGTGGACAATTGCGTGGAACCTTGGGTTGTCATTGGGGATTTAAACTGTATTGCTAATGGAGAGGAAAAGCAGGGAGGGCGCCGAGTTACTCAAGGTGATCTTAGATGGCTAAATGATTTTTTGGATAACTCAGGAGGTGTGGACTTGCGATGTACGGGTTGTAAATTTACATGGCACAACAAGAGATTCAATGGGGGCCTAATTCGTGAAAGATTGGATAGAGCAATTGCAGCCACTGATTGGGTTAATAGTTATCCTAATGCAGGGGTTCTTAACTTTCCTATTTCGGTTTCGGACCATGCTCCCATCTTATTGGACTCTTCAATGTTCAGATCCAAAGGCTTTATTCCCTTCAGATTCTATGAGGCGTGGTCAAAGATTGATTCGTGTAAGGAAACAATTGAGGATGCCTGGTGCTCAGTGGGTTCAGATTCAACTAAAAACCTCTTACAGAATCTTGACAACACTAGAAGAAGCCTTCAATCCTGGAAGAAGAAGCATTTCAATGATCTTGAATCTATTATTACATCTCTGGAAAAACGGCTACAATGGATTCAATGTCAATCCTCTTCTGTTGATTTGTGTATGGAGGAAAGAGAGATTCAACTTAGACTAGAGGAAGCTTGGAAGAAAAAAGAGGAGGTTTGGAGACAAAAATCAAGAGAGGTTTGGTTAAAGCTTGGAGACAGGAACTCGAAGTTTTTCCATGCTGCGGCCActattagaagaagaagaaattag